The sequence gcggtggatcccatgggttcgggacaaaaggtcgaaagacaaaaggtcgaaaggacaaaaggtcgaaagacaaaaggtcgaagggacaaatggtcgaaaaggacaaaaggtcgaaaggataaaacgtcgaacgggacaaaaggtcgaaaaggacataaCGTCGaacggaacaaaaggtcgaagaaacTGAAGATCaataccctagtaacattttggttttatactggttttataacactcttgaagagtaaattatggtcttcaagagtgttttaaaacttaaaatgtggATATACAAAAGTaaagattgggcaaatcaagcatccgaaagatattcaatttgcaaaaaagagagctaaccgcggtggaggttggtactcggattctgatggcttttccgcaaacgcgacctttaagtggtctagttgtgtaggggttatcacgcctatccagagagtaggaggttgagggttcgagtccctccaagacacgtggattctttttcgcaaatttcatatcaatttgtccatttcgaaacatatgttgtgcatatgcacagccaagatatttaacaaaaaaaatggttttcgtacggccgagttgccgtataatatgcaattaattaaaatgttacttgggtaagaTTAAAGGGTCGAAATTgacaaggaactgaaacggagagagtcaatctagcaccggagttgccctacacagttggcaaaaactctgctcttttatttttaacaatttttaacatgacattaataaaattcattcagtgagtacaactaatagatggatgttgagttttctaaatgtaacttcgatctgtcaaaatggtgcacgccgcacagtttaaaataaaaaagcaaccagcttaggtcccacAACATGCagactctgattctaccagtggccctttatggacatgaagcatggacattaaaagagacGGAccagagagctttcggggttttcgagcgaaaagtgctgcgtacaatactcggagggaagctaaaaatggtgtgtggcgcagacgcatgaatcatgaactGTATCAAgcatacaaagaagaaaatattgtatattgtggacgcagtagcgcccgtggcaagtgacGGCATATTGTACCAACATTCATAAAAGATACTTGACCATTTGGTGTTCCAGACGATTTCGACACCAACCGGAATAAATCCAGTATGTACTCGAGTGGGAGTCCGACTGGCAGTGAAGGAGTTCTCGCTTTTTTACTGATGAAAAAATCCTACCCATCTTTTATGAGAGCCGAAGTCCCTTTGGAAATCAGTCGGATACAGTGTTCAACCGGTATACTTCCGGTAATTAGGCTTCTAAAATGTCAATCGGAACTGGTCTTCACCAACGATGCATCAAAAGGAACGAATCATGAAAGTTGCCGGAATCCTTTCAAATCTCAGGCAGTTTTCGATGTTGATCAATATTTTATCCGTAATCGTGATGTTCCCTCTGAAGAATTTCGAATGTGGATGATTATTTGGATCCAAGCTACATTGCGGTTTTCTGCAAGTATTCTCCAATGGTCGGAATGTTTTTCGTTTTGCTGTTTTGGTGAGATCAAACTATATTAACTATATTTTAAGATTTGATTTTATCTGTGTTTGCGTGTTTcatctgttttgaaaatttcattgaaTTTAAAAGACAAATTTCATATATGAAGTGATATATAGTGAAGAAAATTCGGTTGAGTATGGCGTCCTACAAATGATCTATTTATTTTCTGATGAGGCTTTCTCATGAAATTAAACCAAATAGTATTTTACATCTCTTCTCTTGTATTTTGACGTGATTCTTTATATAAAACGATCAGGTCCAGAAAAGTTTCGCAAAATCAATTCTGGATAGAATCTACGAAAACTGTTTTTTAgtattattttttccataaaatccCATTTTCTCGAAATAAATACATTAAAATATATAACGATGAACtgtttctttttcctttctcgtacactaagtgcacGTAAAGGCTATAACATTGCTTGCTTTTATTCCTTTCAATATGTGTGAATCTTGCCAGACGATGTTAATGACATTAGTATTTATGTTCTTTTATCTTCATTTTACGTCATTGAATGGTTTAGATTTTTACTGGTTTTTTGGGTTTATTTATACACTTCCCAGGAGTTCTATTAAAGGCTTACGACACTTATGTAGGTCCTCCTTAAAGGTCGTACCCTACGTatggttggtacgcaagcattTTTCTgagattttcgacccccccccccACGATTTTTAATATATATGGTGCATAAGAAAACGTCAGACCCTCTCCTCTTTAAGCGCTTATATTATATGATTTAATAATTTACAAACCGTCGTACAACTTTTATATCTTAGAGAAAGGATTATTCATATGCGGACAATATTTTTCGTTCAATCGTTTCTCATGTCTAACTTTGCTTAGATTAGTAAATAACTGTAGATGTAAATCTGATcagtaaatataataaaaaaaacacaagcACTTAGCAGGAGTTGAAAAGTTCCACACTGAATGGGTATTTaaggaaattattatttttaaagtatGCATGCTTCCTTGGTAGAGTATGCATAAACGTCCTGCATTACGCTAAATATAGTTGATTTGTTTTTACCACGTTTACACATCTTCCAATGTTCGCCAAtctacaatattttttcaagtggtGATGAGAAGAATTAGAAAACATAGGTATTTTAAACGAAAAGACTCATGTTATTATGTGTGCTACTGCTTCGCATCTTCTCATCTTATCTTTTAGGATTCAAGAACTCTGtctttcaattttcaatcaaaacatTCCTCGACGGACGACAAATGTTTTCATCTCTGAAGGCAGCAATTCATTTCTAATTATACCGGTGTGGAAAGGATCTTGCCCGTCCTGGACTTTCGAAATGaaatttggtgagagaattccattctatatattattaatttacattgaaactatatgaaactacataattatatttaaaaaaaacatcagggcacccgattgaagcgatttggacaggaagagtggaatcgccaacttcctgttgttaacatctcgtggataaagggcgggctcttctccccatctattgggtcaatccgggaaacgagggctagattacattattgtatgtacgaactttcttctggaaggagattctctattcatcccgtggattcgcataagtgtttctgcttatggaaccaccccacccatttttggcccttcatacaggagtttgatgaaatacaaacaatagtataatcatgatcaaatcgtttgccagatatggccagtgctatcggcaggtgccttgctacaatagatggtagtatcatcatcatcatcatcatcatcatgatagtaaaaaagaattgaagtgtcaaatattatatttttggtgagaatttccccgcgtgctgcatctggttggctagtcaccggacagaaaaacagggctattatataatattataatatattatattaaaacATTATAGTATTATTCAAGAACTTccatttattaactgcgaggtttataAACCAAAATAATGGGAAGCAACCAAATACTAATCAGAGCAAGCTTTATTTTAATGGAGAAAGTAGAAATAAAAATAGGACGACTGcgttgggccgggcacgtagccagaatgtcagacagtaacccggtgaaaatggttctcgacaaccaTCCGActggcacaagaaggcgaggtacgaAGCGGGCAAGCtggattgatcaggtggaagatgacttgcggaccctccgtagactgcgtggttggcgacgtgtagccatggaccgagccgaatggagaagactcatataccgcacaggccacttcggccttcgtctgaataaataataatattaacccttagatgcgcaatgttgttttaaaacaacaaaccgaaaatacgtttaatgttaatgatttcaatggttatttacgttaaatatatttccgacgatttctaaaaaaatcgccgtgcgcctttaagggttaaagtAGAAAAAAAGCATACAGCTACAGCCACATAAACTCAATCCAATTAGATTTTAAGGTGTTTTATTAACATCCACTAGatttaattaaaatattcatcaaataaataaatatgaaccaTGCCGCCTCACAAATCTACCTCACATATACTAATTTGTACCACATGATTCCTTCGAAAGACTTTTCACCTGCTCGTCTGGACAGGCCATCTGATATAAGAATTGCACCAGTGTCCTTGTGGGCCGTCCAGTCATGCGTTCCTCAGCGAGATACGGAATGCCAACTCCTTTCTTCAGCATTCCAACACCGGTTATATCCAAATGAATCCAATCTACGCATGGgacgaattccttcaggaaagcTGCACCTAAACAGGCACTACCTTTTCCTTGTCCAGTATTACTGATGTCCACGTTTGTGTAATCTAAATTGGAAAAAATAGGTTAAAGGCTAGCAACACGCTTAGTATTGGTATTCCTTACTTGTAACTTTATGAGTGTAGTACTTCCACAAGGGCATTCTCCAAACGCGATCGCCGGTGATGGCTCCTGCCTTCTGCATCTGTTTCCACAGGAAGTCCGAATTCGAAAACACGCCACTAGCAGCACCTCCGAGGGCGTGTGTTACACCACTTGTCAGCGTAGCAACGTCCAACACTATCTTCGGCTTGAAAGTGTTTTGACCGTAGATGAATGTGTCGGCCATTATCAGACGACCTGCGTTGTTGGTGTCCTGTGATTAATAAAATCTTGTTAGAACAATAATTAcccaaagaaaataaaaatccacTTACATGTATCGCAACAGTTTTCCCGTTGAGAGTGGTGATGACATCTCCTGGCTTGAACGCCATTCCGGAAGGCATGTTTTCGCATAATGGAATTAGTCCGACCAAATTGACTGGTAAGGAAAGCGCGGCCGCAGCTCGAATGGTGGCGACAATAGCTGCGGCTCCAGACATGCTGGCACGGTATTGAGACATACCATGCGGATCCTTGAGACACAAACCACCACTGTTGAACGTGATCCCCTTACCAACCAGCATAATGGGCCGTCCTGAATCGTGTTCGCCGCAGTAGCTTATCTCCAGGAAGATCGGTGGTTCGCATGAGCTTTTTGCAACCGCCAAGAAACTTGATAGGCTTTTTGACTCGATCCAGTCCATGTTCCTCACCTCAGTGCTGACACCGCATGGGCACAGTGCATCCACAGCCGCTTGGGCAAAAGCCGTAGGGGTGATCTGGTTTCCCGGAGCATCCGACAAGCTTCGTGCCAGATTCTGTGCGTCGGCCTTGAACAAACCTCTGGTCCATGCATCACCTTCCGGTGAATCGAACAAATCCAACTTTGGAATCGGGATGCGTTCCGACTTCATTCGGTTGGCCTGATACTTCCAGGTGGCCAACCCACTGCCTTCCGCCGCTTGTTCTGCTGCCTGCATGGGTTCTACCGATACTCGCGTGCATCCCTGTTTTGCTAGGCACTTGGCACCGACTCCAGATGCGATACGAACATTCTCGAGACCCTCATCCAGCTGCTCCAACTCATTGTATCCGAGTCCTTCCAGGCCAAGCCCGACGACTGCCACCGAACCGAAATCCGGATCAATATTGTTGAACACCTTTACTTGTCCAACTTTACCTTTCAAATTTGACCTGAAATGGAAGCGTTGTTGTTGATTCCAAATATCGTTACTAGGGTAAATTTGATGGGGCAAAATTTACTCTTTTATCAAATTCGCCAGCTGTCCTTCTGTTTTTGCGTCGAAGTGGCCGGCCACTGGGGTCAATCGAGGCTCGTCCGTTTCAATTTCCTGCTCGTACAGCCCCAGAACTAATCCTTTCTGAAATTGAAAATGGTTTCCATCTTCAATTGGCCTCGGTGATGGAGCTCCGCCAAACTTACCTCGGCTCGATTTTCCCCAATGTTGGTGGAAAATTTCCGGCGGACGAGAGATCCGTACGCATTTCGGAATGCACGCATCGATTGCAGAGCGAAGACGACCATTTTTTCCAACTTTAGATTTCGGGTAACCACTCGGTTCACAATCGGCGGAAAATTTCGATTCTTGAGCAGGACGTGGGAGCAAACTGTTGCTGCTTCTTGACAGGAACGTAAAAATTTTCCGAATGATCGTGCGCTGGGTGGAAAATCTAAGATTGCTTTGATTCGATCATTTTGCGAGGCTACTTTGGTACCCAGAATTTTCATGCAGTTTTTCCCAGACCTGCGCAAAATTGTAATgaattcaaatttagttttcaatTCATATTACATATTTAGTTGAATGAAGGTGTCTTTTCGTTCAGATCAAGTAACATCCAATTAACTCAACAATTATTGTTTATAATCTATACGGTTAGCCATTTTAAAATGTTAGTTTTGGCACTTGATTCTTCCCAGATCAGAGATGTAaaaaattcttttatttttttgttcattttttaaatctccAAAAACAACTTAAACATGCATTATAATGAACAATTTACAGGAAAATTCATGAATATCCTATCCAATAGCACAGCCCCTCTAGTAGAAACCTCCCACGTCCCACCTAAATATTCAAATTCTTAATCCATCTTGTAGAAACAACATCCCCAGGCTTCAACAAAGTGTGAAATGTTGTGAACACAAGAGTTTTGCAACAAACCACGTGCACCAGCAGCTAGTAGATAGATACGTTCTCAAATTACTGAGCTATTTTGCTTCCTCGCTTGTTCAATTTAAATCTCTTATTTTCGCAATATAAATGCAAATTAGCCCAGCGAGAGCGAGCGTCAAAGACGACGTTGAGGACGCCCCTGACTGATGCGACGGGCGAGTGAAGGCTGCTTCCGGCAAAAACTACTGGGATTCCGTTATGTGTACGGGATATGTTTTCCATATCGCGGTTTTCGAATCATTATGAAAATTTAGCTACCGTGTACAACGTTCTTCCGTGAAACGTGGcttaaaaaatcatgtttttgctCAGCACCACAGAGGAAATCTctaccgcacaaagcacaacGTGATAAATTCGACGGAACCAACCCACCATCGACCAAAAAAGGCTTGCGAAATTCATCATACAGCATTTCATATCATTGAGCGTGTTCATCAAAAGGCAAACAAATGAGCCAAGGGAGTTCGGGTCCCCAGATGCCACACACTTTTTCTGAGGATAATTTTTCACACACGACACTAACCTCGGAAACCAAAACGATCTATGTGATATAAACGCTGTGTAGTGTCATAGTGTCATTCTTATTCGCTGCCATCTCAGGTTCATCTAAGTGAACTTTTATTTGCTTATCGAAGCCTAACTAATTAGTCTGAAAGAATCGTACTTTGCCCTGTTCTTATTTTTTATGCTTTCTACTCCAACATTTTTGTAGCACATTTTTTGTGAAACTATATGAATGGAATAATTTCAACAATCGAAAAcccaattcttaaaaaaaagttgCCACTATCATAATAATATATTTTCAGTGAGGCACATACCGTTCCGTAATAAAAGTAAAACAAGTAGAACTGAACTTAACCAAACATAAATAGGGGCGTTGCAGTCCTTAAGGCAACCGCACTCCAGTAGTAAACCGGAATTCCACGAGAGCTCATTCACCATGTATGATCTGGGCACAAAAGGCACAAAAACTTTCCTCTTCCGGGATGAAAAATCGCGAGGTAGAACAAAAATTTCCCAATGATACCCTGTGTTACGATTTATGGGCAGTAATTCATTTCACTCTGTGCCACATCCACAGCCATCCTACTGTAACTGGGGCCACTGATGCCGGAACCGTACACGCAGTCGGGGCGCATTCATCACACGGCCGAATCTCCGATACAAAGTTGCTCATTTTTAGTCGATCCGGTTGCGGCCACAGGTCATCGCTGGGCATTCAAGTGTGCGATAGCGCTGTTCTGAATTTTTTTCCCGGACCGTTCCTGTTCGGGGCTATTTCTGCGGTACGTTTCGCGCTTCGGTTGTTCGGAACTCGGCCCCAAACCCATTTATAAAATCTAACAAATAGTTTTTGATTACAGGCAAAAATGTGCCATTGAATAGgtgatgataaaaaaaatccgactgCGCTGTTCTGTTGAGAAAAGTTAGACCGCTATGGGAGTTGAGTTTGACTGAATCCGGGTTATGGGTGCACGTTTCACTAACAACTCCCGTCGCTGGCGGAATCAAAGAGCACTCACTCGTTACGCGTATGGTTTATTGCTTTGTGGCGTAAAATGAAAAGAATGACGTTGTCGTACGTATCCACTATATGCCCGGTAAAAGCATTGAAACGACGAATAAAAGGATGAAGTATTGATGTTCTTTTTGTTgttaattcaatttttcaaaattatgcttCTGGAGTTTCACCATATGAATAAAACAATATTGCTAGCGCGATAGtgttgaaggaaaaaatatcagATGGGtcgtgtacaagacacgaccgtaAGGTACAACGTAAGGCAATCGGTGCGATTGATCTTTCGTCGTCactaagcgattgtgttttgaactttgaagaaattctCGGATCTGGTTTCTTTTGAAAGATGGTCTTGAAAAGGACCGAATCATTTTGAATGATGTACCTTCCTAACCATTAACAGCAACAGCAATGACAATAATTCAGAATCTTAAGAGAAAATTgtacttgactgctactgatgccaTATATGCtacgtctttccaataactaagagcaacaaaacaaaatcaaaatcttgaaaggaaatttcacttgactttTACTACTGCCGTCTAtgcgaataatttttttttttttatgatgcgCTTTCCCAAACACACAAACAGtcttttattttcaatgatgCGCCTTCCCAAacactaacagcaacaaaaccaaaaggaGAATCAATGGAGGACGCAATATAGGAATTTCATTTGAACGACACAAACTCCTCCACCGAACTTTGTGTCACAAATCATTATCACACAAGTTACTATAATGTTCGCCTATCACCCCTGGCTTGAAGAGCGTGTACGAAAACGTTTTCTGCTGTAGCTTTGGCTCTGGAAAGACCCGTTTTGGTGTACCTTTCGTCGTCATTCGTTTTTAGCTGGAGCTGATCCTACTTGGTGACGGCTTAGATTTCTCCAGACACGGCGTGCTTGAACAGCTTGGTTGGCAACAGAGGCGGACGTCAGTCTGAATCATACAGCTAGTGATCGTTTAGCTTGATGTAGTGTATCAGTTGGGAAGCTTTCCGCTTCGACTATTGTCGAGCTATTGTCGTTTTAATTGTGTCATGCCTCACTTCGGTTCGTTTCGGTCCGAACCGGTGCAGTCCGATCAATTCGATGCGCGTGTAAGAGAATGACTAGCGCACGACTTCTTTCagacacaaagaaaatcttgcgatGAAACAAAAGGCCTCTAACTTACATCGATCTGATGTCCGTGTCGGACATGTATGATCGGGATTGGTGGGTGCTGACATTTTACTGGGTTTTAcaggattttaaattttcaatagtttatcggaAATAATTTCGAGTtccaatgaaattgacaaattgctggaagGGTTTCATGTCGCTAGAAAtgtaaatcttcaaaatttattaaaaagttgAATgtgctattaacgttcaaaatcttacat comes from Armigeres subalbatus isolate Guangzhou_Male chromosome 2, GZ_Asu_2, whole genome shotgun sequence and encodes:
- the LOC134217435 gene encoding cytosol aminopeptidase-like, translating into MVVFALQSMRAFRNAYGSLVRRKFSTNIGENRAEKGLVLGLYEQEIETDEPRLTPVAGHFDAKTEGQLANLIKESNLKGKVGQVKVFNNIDPDFGSVAVVGLGLEGLGYNELEQLDEGLENVRIASGVGAKCLAKQGCTRVSVEPMQAAEQAAEGSGLATWKYQANRMKSERIPIPKLDLFDSPEGDAWTRGLFKADAQNLARSLSDAPGNQITPTAFAQAAVDALCPCGVSTEVRNMDWIESKSLSSFLAVAKSSCEPPIFLEISYCGEHDSGRPIMLVGKGITFNSGGLCLKDPHGMSQYRASMSGAAAIVATIRAAAALSLPVNLVGLIPLCENMPSGMAFKPGDVITTLNGKTVAIHDTNNAGRLIMADTFIYGQNTFKPKIVLDVATLTSGVTHALGGAASGVFSNSDFLWKQMQKAGAITGDRVWRMPLWKYYTHKVTNYTNVDISNTGQGKGSACLGAAFLKEFVPCVDWIHLDITGVGMLKKGVGIPYLAEERMTGRPTRTLVQFLYQMACPDEQVKSLSKESCGTN